In one Lachnospiraceae bacterium GAM79 genomic region, the following are encoded:
- a CDS encoding STAS domain-containing protein translates to MKITLAATLRHYDKKNFIKDLLAGIIIMAVSIPISMGYAQIAGLPAVYGLYGSVFPILIFALFSTSPQFIFGVDAAPAALIGSALLSLHIESGSEEAMAVVPVLTFFVALWLLAFYIMKAGKLVNYISAPVMGGFITGICTTIILMQVPKLMGGSAGTGEFFELAEHIIKTAKDINWQSVVLGLAALVLLLVCKKLIPKFPMAVLLMIAGAGMTYLLPIEDWGVQTLASVDTGLPRWAVPDFSVISIREAVTISLSVAVVIMAETLLAENNFAQKNGYRINDNQEILAFSMGNFLAAFTGCCPINGSVSRTAMGEQYQAKTQLTAIIAGLSMIVVLVCATGFIGYLPVPVLTAIVISALLGATEFDLAARLFKVSRTECLIFFGAFFGVLLLGTINGVLIGILLSFTEMIIRTAKPARCFLGIQPGHKHFRDLKESSQIHAISGVLIYRFSSNLFFANIQILQRDIEDHITPETKAVIIDASGIGSIDITAADRIAMLYQSLKDKGIRFYMTEHIADVNEQLRKLGLGYLIEEGCVRRTVHIALKDMGIKRPYPLEGDVDNQPRSASRKRADNRVQEFVWAFGAESEDEIEKQIRLQIEHLKQTGDVDELLHGSWSHMEAMDEDEWLEHLEEHLKEIVHISGKDEKTIARRFEEHRREIHDRIAKEHPELAEKFKERRHLLDEHLKEKHPEVYELVVKLREKDN, encoded by the coding sequence ATGAAGATAACATTAGCGGCTACATTACGTCATTATGATAAGAAAAATTTCATAAAGGATCTTCTTGCAGGTATTATTATCATGGCAGTATCCATTCCGATCTCCATGGGATATGCGCAGATTGCCGGACTTCCTGCGGTCTATGGACTGTATGGTTCGGTATTTCCGATCTTGATATTTGCTCTGTTCTCGACATCGCCTCAGTTTATTTTTGGAGTGGATGCAGCTCCGGCAGCCCTTATTGGGTCGGCATTGTTAAGCCTTCATATAGAGAGTGGATCAGAGGAGGCAATGGCGGTTGTTCCGGTACTGACCTTCTTTGTGGCATTGTGGCTTCTGGCGTTTTATATTATGAAAGCAGGGAAACTGGTCAACTATATATCGGCACCGGTTATGGGCGGATTCATTACCGGAATCTGTACGACTATTATACTAATGCAGGTACCGAAGCTGATGGGAGGATCGGCAGGAACCGGAGAGTTTTTTGAGCTGGCAGAACATATTATAAAGACAGCCAAAGATATCAACTGGCAGTCGGTGGTACTGGGACTTGCGGCTCTTGTGCTATTGCTGGTATGTAAGAAGCTGATCCCGAAATTTCCGATGGCGGTTCTTTTGATGATAGCCGGTGCAGGCATGACATACCTGCTTCCTATAGAGGACTGGGGTGTACAGACACTTGCATCTGTTGATACCGGACTCCCACGCTGGGCGGTTCCGGATTTTAGTGTGATATCGATCCGTGAGGCTGTAACGATCAGCCTGTCGGTAGCAGTCGTTATAATGGCAGAGACACTTCTGGCGGAGAATAATTTTGCGCAGAAGAATGGTTACCGGATCAATGATAACCAGGAGATTCTGGCATTTTCAATGGGGAATTTCCTTGCGGCATTTACCGGTTGTTGTCCGATCAATGGCTCGGTATCAAGAACGGCAATGGGAGAACAGTATCAGGCAAAGACACAGCTTACCGCTATCATAGCAGGTCTTTCCATGATCGTTGTTCTGGTCTGTGCAACCGGATTTATCGGTTATCTTCCGGTTCCTGTGCTTACAGCTATTGTAATATCAGCGTTGCTTGGAGCAACGGAATTTGATCTTGCGGCAAGACTCTTTAAAGTCAGCCGTACAGAATGCCTGATCTTTTTCGGGGCATTCTTTGGTGTGCTGTTACTTGGCACGATCAACGGTGTATTGATCGGCATTCTTCTTTCGTTTACAGAGATGATCATACGGACAGCCAAGCCTGCAAGATGTTTCCTTGGAATCCAGCCGGGGCACAAGCATTTCCGGGATCTGAAGGAGAGCAGCCAGATCCATGCAATCTCCGGTGTACTGATCTATCGGTTCAGCAGCAATCTGTTCTTTGCGAATATACAGATCCTCCAGAGAGATATTGAAGATCATATCACGCCTGAGACAAAGGCGGTTATCATAGATGCCAGTGGAATCGGCAGTATCGATATAACAGCGGCTGACAGGATCGCCATGTTATATCAGTCGTTAAAGGATAAGGGAATCCGTTTCTACATGACAGAGCATATCGCAGATGTGAATGAACAGCTGCGTAAGCTGGGACTTGGTTATCTGATTGAGGAAGGCTGTGTCAGACGAACAGTACATATTGCCTTAAAGGATATGGGAATTAAGCGACCATATCCATTAGAGGGTGATGTAGACAATCAGCCGAGAAGTGCGTCCAGAAAGCGTGCAGATAACAGGGTTCAGGAATTTGTCTGGGCGTTTGGAGCGGAGAGTGAAGATGAGATAGAGAAGCAGATCAGACTTCAGATCGAGCATTTGAAACAGACCGGAGATGTTGATGAGCTTTTGCATGGAAGCTGGTCACATATGGAAGCTATGGATGAGGATGAGTGGTTAGAGCATCTGGAAGAGCATCTGAAGGAGATCGTTCATATATCAGGTAAGGATGAGAAAACGATTGCCAGACGCTTCGAGGAGCATCGTAGAGAGATCCATGACCGTATTGCAAAGGAACATCCGGAGCTTGCGGAGAAGTTTAAAGAACGAAGACATTTGCTGGATGAGCATTTGAAAGAAAAACATCCTGAGGTTTATGAGTTGGTCGTAAAACTCCGGGAGAAAGATAATTAA